Proteins from one Roseovarius nanhaiticus genomic window:
- a CDS encoding DoxX family protein: MTTLTARYTALTAALDRAGDSLGLVARFLFAAVLFGYFWASGLTKLGDGALGLFKPALGAYAQIFPKAMEAAGYDVSQLTFLHTAVVLAGTWAEFILPTLIVIGLATRLAALGMIGFIIVQSLTDLIGHGLWAEPDAVGRWFDRVPDAIIMDQRALWVFLLLVMVLKGAGPLSLDRLAARRITGASSL, from the coding sequence ATGACCACCCTGACCGCGCGCTATACGGCGCTAACTGCTGCGCTGGATCGCGCAGGCGATTCGCTGGGCCTTGTCGCGCGCTTTCTCTTTGCTGCGGTCCTCTTCGGGTACTTCTGGGCTTCGGGCCTGACCAAGCTGGGGGACGGCGCTCTGGGCCTCTTCAAACCCGCGCTCGGCGCCTATGCGCAGATCTTTCCCAAGGCGATGGAGGCGGCGGGCTACGACGTCAGCCAGCTGACTTTCCTGCACACCGCGGTTGTGCTGGCGGGAACATGGGCAGAGTTCATCCTGCCCACGCTGATCGTGATCGGCCTTGCCACACGGCTCGCCGCACTTGGAATGATCGGTTTCATCATCGTGCAGTCGCTGACGGATCTGATCGGGCACGGCCTCTGGGCCGAGCCGGACGCCGTGGGCCGATGGTTCGACCGGGTGCCTGACGCGATCATCATGGATCAGCGTGCGCTCTGGGTCTTCTTGCTGCTGGTCATGGTGCTGAAGGGCGCGGGGCCTCTGTCGCTGGACCGATTGGCCGCGCGCCGCATAACTGGGGCCAGCAGCCTTTAG
- a CDS encoding DNA-binding domain-containing protein: MSVDQTAFRAALLDPERPTPHGLGDGRGGPAGRRFDVYRNNVASSLIDALELGFPALRELIGPNNFRAVMGVFLRQHPPRAPMIALYGADLPKFLESFAPLAHLGYLPDVARLEQALRECYHAKDAKALDPAKLQAIPPEHLPTCRAELAPALRILRSSWPVHAIWAYNMEPGAPKPGAAAQDVILTRPEFDPIMSVCGPGGAAFVLALAEGATVGAAHETATSEAQDFDLAAVLGILIGGGALTRIIPGDRP, from the coding sequence ATGAGCGTCGATCAAACCGCCTTCCGCGCCGCCCTGCTGGACCCGGAAAGGCCCACGCCCCATGGCCTTGGGGATGGGCGTGGCGGTCCGGCGGGACGCCGCTTCGACGTTTACCGCAACAACGTGGCCTCTAGCCTGATCGACGCGCTCGAGCTGGGCTTTCCGGCGCTGCGCGAGCTGATCGGCCCCAATAATTTCCGCGCCGTGATGGGCGTCTTTCTGCGCCAGCACCCACCACGCGCGCCCATGATAGCCCTTTACGGCGCAGATCTGCCCAAATTTCTGGAAAGCTTCGCGCCGCTCGCGCATCTGGGATACCTCCCCGACGTCGCCCGGCTGGAGCAGGCTTTGCGCGAATGTTACCACGCCAAGGACGCCAAGGCACTCGATCCTGCGAAATTGCAGGCCATCCCGCCCGAGCATCTGCCCACCTGCCGCGCCGAGCTGGCGCCTGCACTGCGCATCCTGCGCTCTTCTTGGCCCGTCCACGCCATCTGGGCCTACAACATGGAGCCAGGCGCGCCGAAACCCGGCGCCGCGGCGCAGGATGTCATCCTGACGCGCCCCGAATTCGATCCGATCATGTCGGTCTGCGGCCCGGGCGGCGCCGCCTTCGTGTTGGCGCTGGCAGAAGGCGCGACCGTCGGGGCCGCGCATGAGACCGCAACATCCGAGGCGCAGGATTTCGATTTGGCTGCAGTTCTGGGTATCCTTATCGGCGGAGGCGCCCTGACCCGCATCATTCCCGGAGATCGCCCATGA
- a CDS encoding DUF692 domain-containing protein — protein MVNAASHRPCALPVGAGIGYKAQHFSALMEDPGPVSWLEIHAENYMGGGGRPLAQLRALSERFAISVHGVGLSIGGEAPLDADHLDRLRHLTGWLNPASFSEHLAWSTHDGAYLNDLLPLPYTRATLARVCDHIDAVQEAIGRPMLLENPSSYLSFDESTMSETEFLAEIAARTGCGLLLDVNNVVISAHNLGMDARAYIDAFPVQHVGELHLGGHDEDAGGDTPLLIDSHGREVAEPVWALLAHTLERTGPRPLLIEWDADVPDWPVLRAEAQRAADALDAARAPQKVPA, from the coding sequence ATGGTGAACGCTGCATCACACCGCCCCTGCGCGCTGCCAGTCGGGGCAGGCATTGGTTATAAGGCGCAGCATTTCAGTGCCTTGATGGAGGATCCCGGCCCTGTTTCCTGGTTGGAAATCCACGCGGAAAACTACATGGGCGGCGGCGGGCGGCCTCTTGCGCAGTTGCGCGCGCTGTCCGAGCGGTTCGCCATATCAGTCCACGGCGTCGGCCTCAGCATCGGGGGCGAAGCGCCGCTGGACGCTGACCATCTGGACCGGCTGCGGCATCTGACAGGCTGGCTGAACCCGGCCAGCTTTTCCGAGCATCTGGCCTGGTCCACGCATGATGGCGCCTATCTGAACGATCTGTTGCCCCTGCCCTACACGCGCGCCACGCTGGCCCGCGTCTGCGATCATATCGACGCGGTGCAGGAGGCCATCGGACGGCCCATGCTGCTGGAAAACCCCTCCAGCTATCTCAGCTTCGACGAAAGCACGATGTCCGAGACTGAATTTCTCGCAGAGATTGCGGCGCGCACCGGCTGCGGGCTGCTGCTCGATGTGAACAACGTCGTCATCTCGGCCCATAACCTCGGAATGGATGCGCGCGCCTACATCGACGCCTTCCCCGTGCAGCATGTGGGCGAGCTTCATCTTGGGGGCCATGACGAGGATGCAGGCGGCGATACCCCGCTCCTGATCGACAGCCACGGGCGCGAGGTGGCGGAGCCTGTCTGGGCACTGCTGGCGCATACGCTGGAGCGGACGGGGCCGCGGCCCCTCCTGATCGAATGGGATGCCGATGTGCCGGACTGGCCTGTCTTGCGCGCCGAGGCGCAGCGCGCGGCGGATGCGCTGGATGCGGCCCGCGCGCCGCAAAAGGTGCCCGCATGA
- a CDS encoding DUF2282 domain-containing protein: protein MSNMMKTAAIAGAFTAALAAQATTASAAGQVKCYGVSLAGENDCKAGAGTTCAGSSTVDYQGNAWKLVDEGNCTTMELPDMADGTPREGSLEELDRDLPA, encoded by the coding sequence ATGTCCAATATGATGAAAACAGCCGCCATCGCAGGCGCGTTTACCGCAGCCCTCGCCGCGCAGGCCACCACTGCCAGCGCCGCAGGCCAGGTCAAATGCTACGGCGTGTCGCTCGCCGGCGAAAACGATTGCAAGGCCGGCGCAGGAACCACCTGTGCTGGCTCGTCCACCGTCGACTATCAGGGCAATGCCTGGAAACTCGTCGATGAGGGCAACTGCACCACGATGGAGCTGCCCGACATGGCCGACGGCACCCCGCGCGAAGGCTCCTTGGAAGAACTGGACCGCGATCTGCCCGCCTGA
- the thrS gene encoding threonine--tRNA ligase — protein sequence MAQISLTFPDGNARQYAPGITPGEVAADISKSLGKKAISATVDGHHWDLQWPIDTDASIAIHTMQDEAQSNELIRHDLAHVMARAVQEIWPDVKVTIGPVIENGWYYDFDREEPFTPEDLGLIEKKMRDIINARDPVHTEVWDRPRAIQHYKDAGEPFKVELIEAIPGDEPLRMYWHGDWQDLCRGPHLQHTGQLPADAFKLMSVAGAYWRGDSKREMLQRIYGVAFSSKEKLRAHLNMLEEAAKRDHRKLGREMDLYHMQEEAPGQVFWHPNGWTIYTQLQDYMRRKQRAGGYQEINTPQVVDRKLWEASGHWDKYQDHMFIVEVEEDHAKEKAVNALKPMNCPCHVQVFNQGLKSYRDLPLRLAEFGSCSRYEPSGALHGIMRVRGFTQDDAHIFCTEDQIEAECARFINFLADIYADLGFAEFEIKFATRPEKRVGTDESWDHVEGALEGAIKATGRDFTLEPGDGAFYGPKLDFYLTDAIGRTWQCGTFQVDPNLPERLGATYIAADGSKQRPYMLHRATLGSFERFIGILIEEHAGKLPFWLAPRQVVVASIVSEADDYVNEVVAALQARGVRAEADIRNEKINYKVREHSVGKVPVILACGHREVDDRTVSLRRLGQKDSRVEALDAVLETLGQDAKAPDLL from the coding sequence ATGGCCCAAATCTCCCTGACATTTCCCGATGGCAACGCCCGCCAATACGCACCCGGCATCACCCCCGGCGAGGTCGCTGCCGATATTTCCAAGTCCCTCGGGAAGAAGGCGATTTCGGCCACGGTCGATGGCCATCACTGGGATCTGCAATGGCCGATCGACACGGATGCCAGCATCGCCATCCACACCATGCAGGACGAGGCGCAATCAAACGAGCTGATCCGCCACGATCTGGCGCATGTCATGGCCCGCGCCGTGCAGGAGATCTGGCCCGACGTCAAAGTGACGATCGGCCCGGTGATCGAGAACGGCTGGTACTATGATTTCGACCGCGAAGAGCCCTTTACCCCCGAGGATCTGGGCCTGATCGAAAAGAAGATGCGCGACATCATCAACGCGCGCGATCCCGTCCACACCGAGGTCTGGGACCGCCCCCGCGCGATCCAACACTACAAGGACGCTGGCGAGCCCTTCAAGGTCGAGCTGATCGAGGCGATCCCCGGCGACGAGCCCTTGCGCATGTATTGGCACGGCGACTGGCAGGATCTCTGCCGCGGGCCGCATTTGCAGCACACTGGCCAACTGCCGGCGGATGCGTTCAAGCTGATGAGCGTCGCGGGCGCCTATTGGCGCGGGGACAGCAAACGCGAGATGCTGCAGCGCATCTATGGCGTGGCGTTCAGCTCCAAGGAGAAGCTGCGGGCGCATCTCAACATGCTGGAGGAGGCCGCCAAGCGCGACCACCGCAAGCTGGGCCGCGAGATGGACCTTTACCACATGCAGGAAGAGGCGCCGGGTCAGGTCTTCTGGCACCCGAATGGCTGGACGATCTACACGCAGCTGCAGGATTACATGCGCCGCAAGCAACGCGCGGGCGGCTATCAGGAAATCAACACGCCCCAGGTCGTCGACCGCAAGCTCTGGGAGGCGTCGGGCCACTGGGACAAGTATCAAGACCATATGTTCATCGTCGAGGTCGAAGAAGATCACGCCAAAGAGAAGGCCGTGAACGCCCTCAAGCCGATGAACTGCCCCTGCCACGTGCAGGTGTTCAACCAGGGCCTCAAATCCTACCGCGATCTGCCGCTGCGCTTGGCCGAGTTCGGTTCCTGCTCGCGCTACGAGCCGTCGGGCGCGCTGCACGGCATCATGCGCGTGCGCGGGTTCACGCAGGATGATGCGCATATCTTCTGCACCGAGGATCAGATCGAGGCGGAATGCGCGCGCTTCATCAATTTCCTCGCGGATATCTACGCCGATCTCGGCTTTGCCGAGTTCGAGATCAAGTTCGCCACCCGCCCCGAAAAGCGGGTCGGTACGGACGAGTCATGGGACCATGTCGAGGGCGCGCTGGAGGGCGCGATCAAGGCGACGGGCCGCGATTTCACGCTGGAGCCGGGCGATGGGGCGTTTTACGGCCCCAAACTGGACTTCTACCTGACCGACGCGATTGGCCGGACGTGGCAATGCGGCACCTTTCAGGTGGACCCCAACCTGCCCGAGCGTCTGGGCGCCACCTACATCGCCGCCGATGGCTCCAAGCAGCGCCCCTATATGCTGCACCGCGCTACGTTGGGCAGTTTCGAGCGGTTTATCGGCATCCTGATCGAGGAACACGCGGGTAAGCTGCCCTTCTGGCTGGCGCCGCGGCAGGTTGTGGTCGCCTCAATCGTCTCTGAGGCGGATGACTACGTGAACGAAGTCGTCGCCGCCTTGCAGGCGCGCGGGGTTCGCGCCGAGGCCGATATTCGCAACGAGAAGATCAACTACAAGGTCCGCGAGCATTCCGTCGGCAAGGTGCCTGTCATCCTCGCTTGCGGGCACCGCGAGGTCGATGATCGCACCGTGTCCCTGCGCCGTCTCGGCCAGAAAGACAGCCGTGTCGAGGCGCTGGACGCGGTGCTTGAGACGCTTGGGCAGGACGCCAAGGCGCCCGATCTGCTGTAA
- a CDS encoding alpha/beta fold hydrolase → MSADSHWAAVRGELETPERRRIAYHRTRGRAPGTVFLGGFMSDMEGTKAVHLEARARADGRAFLRFDYSGHGASSGAFTDGCISEWAADAIAVIEACTEGPQILVGSSMGGWIALLVARQMPERIAGMVTIAAAPDFTEDSMWAGLTDAQRAEVMEAGQTLLPSDYDAPYPVTRKLIEDGRQNLVLRDALHLPFPVRFLQGAADESVKTSVALSLLDHAEGPDMRLTLVDGADHRFSDAQCLELIDASIADVLERATG, encoded by the coding sequence ATGTCGGCGGATAGCCACTGGGCAGCGGTACGCGGCGAGCTTGAGACGCCCGAGCGGCGGCGCATCGCCTATCACCGAACCCGGGGGCGCGCTCCGGGCACGGTGTTTCTGGGCGGTTTCATGTCCGATATGGAGGGGACCAAGGCCGTGCATCTGGAGGCGCGCGCCCGCGCCGACGGGCGCGCCTTCCTGCGTTTTGATTATTCCGGCCATGGCGCGTCGTCTGGCGCGTTCACCGATGGGTGCATTTCGGAGTGGGCGGCCGATGCCATCGCCGTTATTGAGGCCTGCACCGAAGGACCGCAGATCCTGGTCGGTTCGTCCATGGGCGGCTGGATTGCCCTCTTGGTGGCCCGCCAGATGCCCGAGCGGATTGCGGGCATGGTGACAATCGCCGCGGCGCCAGACTTCACCGAGGATAGCATGTGGGCCGGTCTGACCGACGCGCAGCGCGCCGAGGTGATGGAGGCAGGCCAGACCTTGCTGCCCAGCGACTATGACGCGCCTTACCCGGTGACACGAAAACTGATCGAGGACGGGCGGCAGAACCTCGTACTGCGTGATGCGCTTCATTTACCGTTCCCTGTTCGATTTCTACAAGGAGCTGCCGATGAGTCGGTGAAAACCTCTGTCGCATTATCGCTTTTGGACCATGCGGAGGGGCCGGATATGCGGCTGACACTGGTGGATGGGGCCGATCACCGCTTCTCGGATGCGCAGTGCCTAGAGCTGATTGACGCGTCCATCGCGGATGTTCTCGAGCGGGCAACCGGGTGA
- a CDS encoding alpha/beta fold hydrolase produces the protein MNEPLVLLPDIMCDARVYGPQLAALSKTHAITVAPVTMGDRVEEIASNLLDVLPRRFALAGLGIGASVAMEVARRAPDRVIRIALMNASAFAETPQSAADLEPVITKARAGNLRGFADGVMPPEALAPGPMRGEVMALIYDMADHLGKDTVIRQARAMQRRRDYQAVLRKIKMPVLVLCGDSDATSPVKRQSFLSDLIPYAALCVIEGAGRAPTLEQPDAVTDALLAWMKQPLVLR, from the coding sequence ATGAACGAGCCCCTCGTTCTTTTGCCAGACATCATGTGCGACGCCCGCGTTTACGGCCCGCAGCTGGCCGCGCTGAGCAAGACGCATGCGATCACGGTTGCGCCGGTGACGATGGGGGACAGGGTCGAGGAGATCGCGTCGAACCTTCTGGACGTGCTGCCGCGCCGCTTTGCGCTTGCCGGGCTGGGTATCGGGGCCAGCGTCGCGATGGAAGTCGCGCGCCGGGCGCCCGACCGGGTGATCCGTATCGCCTTGATGAACGCCAGTGCCTTTGCCGAAACGCCGCAATCGGCGGCTGATCTCGAGCCGGTCATCACCAAGGCCCGCGCGGGCAATTTGCGTGGGTTCGCGGACGGCGTCATGCCGCCCGAGGCGCTTGCGCCCGGTCCGATGCGCGGCGAGGTGATGGCGCTGATCTACGACATGGCGGATCATCTGGGCAAGGACACGGTCATTCGGCAGGCTCGCGCGATGCAGCGGCGACGCGACTATCAGGCTGTCCTGCGCAAGATCAAGATGCCGGTGCTCGTGCTCTGCGGGGACAGCGACGCAACCTCGCCGGTCAAGCGCCAGAGCTTTCTGTCGGACCTCATTCCCTATGCCGCGCTTTGCGTGATCGAAGGGGCGGGTCGGGCCCCTACATTGGAGCAGCCGGACGCTGTGACGGATGCGCTGCTGGCCTGGATGAAGCAACCTTTGGTGCTTAGGTGA
- the phaZ gene encoding polyhydroxyalkanoate depolymerase, whose product MRYMVTYDMMETMRNANQWLGATALSMASYPIFSMTPNPAFQWLAAWGEVTERTFDRMVTKPDWGIRTFTCEDGKDHLVSIDTVVEKPFCNLLHFSVPGRRKMKRKILLVAPMSGHYATLLRSTVKSLLVDNEVYITDWHNARDIPVSAGKFDVEDSTLYLAEFMKALGPDTHVVAVCQPAPLALAATAYLAQEDPAAQPRSLILIGGPIDPDAAATEVTDFGRRVTMGQLEQTMIQRVGFKYPGVGRMVYPGLLQLASFISMNSETHAKAFSDQIARVARGEDGDHDRHNRFYDEYLAVMDMPAEFYLSTVERIFKGLEIANNEFTIEGKHVDIGKIDNVAVMTVEGGNDDISAPGQCIAALDLLTGLPDDKKKNHLEPDAGHYGIFAGSSWRNNIRPVVLKFMDENSGAAKKVANKNAAA is encoded by the coding sequence ATGCGCTACATGGTCACGTATGACATGATGGAAACCATGCGCAACGCCAATCAATGGCTGGGGGCCACTGCCCTTTCCATGGCATCCTATCCCATCTTCAGCATGACGCCAAACCCCGCTTTTCAATGGCTTGCCGCTTGGGGCGAAGTGACCGAGCGGACCTTTGACCGCATGGTGACCAAGCCAGACTGGGGGATCCGCACCTTTACCTGCGAGGATGGCAAGGATCATCTGGTCAGCATTGATACCGTGGTCGAGAAACCCTTTTGCAACCTTCTGCATTTCTCGGTGCCCGGACGCCGCAAGATGAAGCGCAAGATTTTGCTGGTCGCGCCCATGTCGGGCCATTACGCGACGCTTTTGCGCTCGACCGTGAAAAGCTTGCTCGTCGATAACGAAGTCTACATCACCGACTGGCACAATGCGCGCGATATCCCCGTCAGCGCGGGCAAGTTCGATGTCGAAGATTCGACGCTTTACCTGGCAGAGTTCATGAAGGCGCTTGGACCCGACACGCATGTCGTTGCCGTGTGTCAGCCCGCGCCTCTTGCCTTGGCCGCGACGGCCTATCTTGCGCAAGAGGATCCCGCTGCTCAGCCGCGCTCGCTGATTTTGATCGGTGGCCCGATCGATCCGGATGCCGCCGCGACCGAAGTCACCGACTTTGGCCGCCGCGTGACGATGGGCCAGCTTGAGCAGACAATGATTCAGCGCGTCGGATTCAAATATCCGGGCGTGGGCCGCATGGTTTACCCAGGCCTTTTGCAGCTGGCTTCGTTCATCTCGATGAACAGTGAAACCCACGCCAAGGCCTTCAGCGATCAGATCGCCCGCGTTGCCCGCGGCGAGGACGGCGATCACGACAGGCACAACCGTTTCTATGACGAATATCTGGCCGTCATGGACATGCCGGCCGAATTCTACCTCTCGACGGTCGAGCGGATCTTCAAGGGTCTTGAGATCGCCAACAACGAGTTCACGATCGAGGGCAAGCATGTCGATATCGGCAAGATCGATAATGTGGCCGTCATGACGGTCGAGGGCGGCAATGACGATATCTCGGCGCCGGGGCAGTGCATTGCGGCGCTGGACCTTCTCACGGGCCTGCCGGACGACAAAAAGAAGAACCACCTTGAGCCGGATGCCGGCCATTACGGCATTTTCGCAGGCAGTAGCTGGCGCAACAATATCCGGCCCGTGGTGCTGAAATTCATGGATGAGAATAGCGGCGCCGCCAAAAAAGTGGCGAACAAAAACGCAGCTGCTTGA
- a CDS encoding PHA/PHB synthase family protein yields MTANLAKVEDLSQRLIAALSRRNPPNAVLSGPGQDLFAKAAASYWSEAVENPAKLYEHQVSYWSSSVRSFMEAQRLMLTGETAAADDKPADKRFANPLWSTHPYFRYIREQYELNAKAVQDAVAEADDLSPVEQKRLSYFARQIVDMMAPTNFLGTNPDALERAVETEGESLVKGLENLVADLEANDGEMVVRLADESAFELGGNIATTPGKVVFRNDMMELIQYAPATDEVHEIPLVIFPPWINKFYILDLKTQNSLIKWITEQGYTLFVVSWVNPDASHADIGLEQYIEDGYLTAVREAKAITGAKKVNVVGYCIAGTTLALTLALMKKRGDKSVKSATFFTALTDFDNQGEFTPFLQDDFVNGIEAEIDAQGILRSFILGRTMSFLRSNDLIYTPAIRSYMLGEAPPAFDLLYWNGDGANLPGRMTRQYLRGLCQRNEFAGEGFELFGETLRLADLDVPFMAVTCETDHIAPWKDCFRGMAKTASKDRTFIVSQSGHIAGIVNPPSKKKYGHYTNGDWSGGADDWMAAADFNEGSWWPRWEEWLRSRSGPKVAARTPGDSDHPPLADAPGEYVRRRASR; encoded by the coding sequence ATGACGGCCAACCTGGCCAAAGTCGAGGATCTGTCGCAGCGTTTGATCGCGGCCTTATCGCGCCGAAATCCGCCCAATGCGGTCCTTAGCGGGCCTGGCCAGGATCTCTTCGCCAAGGCTGCTGCGTCTTATTGGTCCGAGGCCGTCGAAAACCCCGCCAAGCTCTACGAGCATCAGGTGTCTTATTGGAGCAGCTCCGTCCGCAGCTTCATGGAAGCGCAGCGACTGATGCTGACAGGCGAGACGGCCGCGGCCGATGACAAGCCCGCCGACAAGCGTTTCGCCAACCCGCTTTGGTCCACGCACCCCTATTTCCGATACATCCGCGAGCAATACGAGCTGAACGCCAAAGCCGTGCAGGATGCGGTCGCCGAGGCCGACGATCTCAGCCCCGTCGAGCAAAAGCGCCTGTCTTACTTTGCGCGCCAGATCGTCGACATGATGGCGCCGACGAATTTTCTGGGCACAAACCCCGATGCGCTGGAGCGCGCGGTCGAAACCGAAGGCGAGAGCCTGGTCAAAGGGCTGGAAAATCTGGTGGCCGACCTCGAGGCCAACGATGGCGAGATGGTCGTGCGCCTCGCCGATGAAAGCGCGTTCGAGCTGGGCGGCAACATCGCCACCACACCGGGCAAGGTCGTCTTTCGCAACGACATGATGGAGCTGATCCAATACGCGCCCGCCACGGATGAGGTGCACGAGATCCCGCTGGTGATCTTTCCGCCCTGGATCAACAAATTCTATATTCTCGACCTCAAGACGCAGAACAGCCTCATCAAGTGGATCACCGAGCAGGGCTATACGCTGTTCGTGGTCAGCTGGGTCAATCCCGATGCCAGCCACGCCGATATCGGATTGGAGCAGTATATTGAGGACGGCTATCTGACCGCCGTCCGCGAGGCCAAGGCGATCACGGGTGCGAAAAAAGTCAATGTCGTCGGCTATTGCATCGCGGGCACGACCCTCGCACTGACTCTGGCATTGATGAAGAAGCGCGGCGACAAGTCGGTCAAATCAGCGACGTTTTTCACGGCGCTCACCGATTTCGACAACCAGGGCGAATTCACGCCCTTCCTGCAGGACGATTTCGTCAACGGGATCGAGGCCGAGATCGACGCGCAGGGCATCTTGCGCTCGTTCATCCTTGGCCGAACGATGAGCTTCCTGCGCTCGAATGATCTGATCTACACGCCCGCGATCCGTAGCTACATGCTGGGCGAGGCACCACCCGCCTTCGATCTGCTCTATTGGAATGGCGATGGCGCCAACCTGCCGGGCCGCATGACGCGCCAGTACCTGCGCGGCCTCTGCCAGCGCAACGAATTCGCCGGTGAGGGCTTTGAGCTTTTCGGCGAGACGCTGCGCCTTGCGGATCTGGATGTACCCTTCATGGCCGTCACCTGCGAGACGGATCACATCGCGCCGTGGAAGGATTGCTTCCGCGGGATGGCCAAGACGGCGTCCAAGGACCGTACCTTCATCGTATCGCAATCGGGCCATATCGCCGGCATCGTCAATCCGCCCTCCAAAAAGAAGTACGGCCATTACACCAACGGGGATTGGAGCGGCGGAGCCGATGACTGGATGGCCGCGGCCGATTTCAACGAAGGCAGCTGGTGGCCGCGCTGGGAGGAGTGGCTGCGTTCGCGTTCGGGACCAAAGGTTGCAGCCCGCACGCCCGGCGATTCGGACCATCCGCCCCTTGCCGATGCGCCCGGAGAGTATGTGCGCCGCCGCGCGTCGCGCTGA
- a CDS encoding phasin, PhaP gives MAKAQDMNTIMKDMMGAFPVDTKSMEDAFKNQAALSEKLSGVALNAAEKSAEISSAWTQSTLAKMQEMSKAKAEPADYAKAMSDFASANAEVAAENMAAFAEVAKKVQMETVELMMNAGRDMQEDASKAVKKATDDMTSAAKKAGAK, from the coding sequence ATGGCTAAGGCACAAGACATGAACACGATTATGAAAGACATGATGGGCGCATTCCCCGTTGACACCAAGTCGATGGAAGACGCGTTCAAGAACCAGGCCGCCCTCAGCGAGAAGCTGTCCGGCGTTGCCCTGAATGCAGCCGAGAAGTCGGCCGAGATTTCCAGCGCATGGACCCAGTCGACACTGGCCAAAATGCAGGAAATGAGCAAGGCGAAGGCCGAGCCCGCCGACTACGCAAAAGCAATGAGCGATTTCGCTTCCGCCAATGCCGAAGTCGCAGCCGAGAACATGGCCGCATTCGCCGAAGTCGCCAAGAAGGTCCAGATGGAGACCGTCGAGCTGATGATGAACGCAGGCCGCGACATGCAGGAAGATGCGTCGAAAGCCGTCAAGAAGGCGACCGACGACATGACGTCCGCTGCCAAGAAAGCCGGCGCGAAGTAA
- the phaR gene encoding polyhydroxyalkanoate synthesis repressor PhaR: MSDNGKPLLIKRYASRRLYNTETSDYVTLEDISQFIRDGRDVQIIDLKSGDDLTRQYLLQIIADHESRGENVLPINVLNDLVRSYTTQATSVVPEFLAASFEMLRDGQSQLLTNMTKGNPMAAMPGMEAMRAQQEAFMKAMTGGMGGLSGMSQPRTDESAPRKEGDLDDIKAQLAELQRQLSKMGK, encoded by the coding sequence GTGTCCGACAATGGCAAACCCCTTTTGATCAAGCGCTACGCAAGCCGGCGCCTCTACAACACCGAAACGTCCGATTACGTCACGCTTGAGGATATCAGCCAATTCATTCGCGACGGGCGCGACGTGCAGATCATCGACCTCAAATCGGGCGATGATCTGACGCGGCAATACCTCCTGCAGATCATCGCCGACCACGAGAGCCGCGGCGAGAATGTCCTGCCGATCAACGTGCTCAACGACCTCGTGCGCAGCTACACGACACAGGCCACCAGCGTCGTGCCAGAATTCCTCGCCGCCAGCTTCGAGATGTTGCGTGACGGGCAATCGCAGCTACTGACCAACATGACCAAGGGCAACCCGATGGCCGCGATGCCCGGAATGGAGGCCATGCGCGCCCAGCAGGAAGCCTTCATGAAGGCGATGACCGGCGGCATGGGCGGGCTCTCGGGCATGTCGCAGCCGCGTACGGATGAGTCCGCGCCGCGAAAAGAGGGCGATCTCGACGACATCAAGGCCCAGCTGGCCGAGCTTCAGCGCCAACTTTCCAAGATGGGCAAGTAA